In the genome of Tenrec ecaudatus isolate mTenEca1 chromosome Y, mTenEca1.hap1, whole genome shotgun sequence, the window TACAAGCAgtcgtgaggatggaacaggagtgTGCAGGCTTTCCTTCGGTCATGCATTGGGTCCCTGTGCATCGGAGGTGACTCAATGGCACAGAACGACAGCCAAGTGCCATCGTTGAATTCACACTGTTCTCTGTGAGATAACAGGGCTGTGCACATCCCTCCACGGTGATCACAGGGCAGTCATGGGGAGTGTAATCCACCTGTGATCACCGCAAATGGGCTGTGTGCTTCCCCTGTCAGCTCTAGTCTTCTACAAAGCAGGTGTGCACAACTGAAGCTGCGATGCGATTCCATCATTTATACAGGGATTATATTATTGTAAATCACTGGATTGAACAGAAAGTGTGGAAAGTCAATGGGCACTGATTTAGGTGCTTGATTCTTGGGacataaaactttaaaaaccCTGACATTGTTCTTTTGAGAGGCAGGCGCCCACTAGTTCCTTCATTAGACTTTACTGTTGCACTTGTCTTTTCAGAGATCTCTGCTCTTGAGGAATttgagcatcaagcaggaagCTGACTAAAGAGCTGATTGTTCTTAGAATGGGGCGAGAATTAAGTGCAAACTCACTCACCATTCATGCATCTCAAGTTTATATAtctctgattcaccttagaaaaatcattgtcattttatgtcagaGAACGTTATCAGTCATCCTCCTGGGCATCACTTCCATTACCTTAAAGACATTGCTGTGTTAGAGAGACTATAGTCGGCACCatagaaatgtccctgtgagtctccaaggaaTCTACAGCATAGCTATATTTGATTGTATATATACagtaatataattatatatatatatgtaattgtattgggagagctcttacacctcttatatgaatccatacatcaattgtatcaagcacttttgtacatatgtcgccgcCACCATTTTGAAAACATTGTATCAGACTGAGcccctgctatcagctcctctttttccccaacGTTCCCCCACTCTCCAACCCTCGTGGGtccattaaaaattattattattttcacatcttacactgtctgctctctcccttcacccagttttctgttgttcacatCCCCTGGGGGTGGTGTGGGTTATACATTCATCCTTGTGATCAACTGTCAATCACCTCCACTTCGGCCCAAACCTCACCCCCACactcatggtatcgctattcccatgatAATTCCTGAAGTTTTATCTGTCCAAGATGCCTTGTGCTGAGATCTCTCATCTGTCCCTGTGTCTTCATGAAAAGAGTCAATCCCATATTTCCCTGGGGGAGAAaattgtggttttgaactctcaaccttcaaggtaacagcccaacacaaaagTCGTTAGACCATTAGggctctaaaatatatataattatttcaataCCAAACTACAGAAAATCCTGCCCCGTCCAAGTAGACATAGAGAAAGCCCCACCGCAAGTAGATGGGATATGCACAAAAGACAAGACAGACAACTGCTGCAGAACCATGAGTGCAGAAAGATACAGGGGTGACCAGCTCCCACATCTTTATACCCTGTCAATGCTGAGTACAGCAACCAAGTGCACTCTGACGAATGCACCCTGGAATGCACTCAGCCTATGAAATACAGGAAGACATATGTTCAAGCCCTGATCTCCTGGTTTGTATATCGATACAAACACTGGCAACAGCCACCTCTTCCCTCATAGGCAGCCACCCATCTCTGATATCTGAGGTCATAAATGATGTTTGAAGCAGATAAATTCATCCTTccatgtggagcacctggtgggatgAATCCATAGATCTTGTGCTTATCTGCCCAGAACTTCCTTCACAGCCCCACCTGGGATAAGGCACTATGCAACTATGCAATAGGGTTCCCCAAATGACATCAGGGAATAACGGAAGTATCCCTTAGGAACTCTACTGAAATAAGACGACCTGTTACTTGCAAAAGTCCCCAAAGTTCAGCTTTAAACATGGTAAAATGGGAGGAGATAAAGAGGGAGACCAGTACCCCGAAATCTGGATGTCCACTCCTGCTGAGTGTGCAACCACAAACTGTGTGATGAATACTTAATGTTCACCCAGGCTGCAAGAGAAATAAATACCACAGTGCATGGCTTTAcagagagatgtttatttgaaCGAGGTGTACAGAATTTCAGGCATGGTTTTTAACAATCGGTTTCAGTTGGTTGGAAGGAAAGGGACTGGCCATTTCTCAACAAGGCGGGGGGGTTCCTGAATTTCTTGGACAGTTTCCAAGGTCAAGGAATCCAGGTTCCACTGTACCGAGAAGAAGCCCAAGGCCAGAACTTCAATTCAAAAGCATGCTGCCATCCAGCCGTCCATTATTGAGGGGGGTCAGCATGCAGTCTGCTGCAAACTTTGTTTCAATGCCATGTACAAGACAGGTGTGAAGCAAGCGACGGTTGACTTGGTTGAGGGTGATATCTGATGCATCCTGAAATCTTCACCATTAAAGGCGGCTTTATCACGGAGAAGAAACATTATCCTCATGcacctcaagaaaaaaatcctttctGCATAGGAGACGTGAACGCTTTACAAAAGGGGAAGGGAACCCACAGATGAACGTTTTGGACTGACAAGATAGCGTGAAGGAGGTGATGACATCAGCTGTCCATTTGGATGAGAATGGCGTGAGATGTTCTGTTACTGCCTCTGTGGTTACAGAATTCTACCGAATTGACTCCGTTGGGCATCAGGATCACCATCAATTCCTCCATCACAGGAAGGAGAGCATCCATATCCAGCATTCCTTGGGGGCCCACGTAGCAATGCAGTGGGACAGGGAGCTCCAAGAACTTGCACTGAGGGGGTGTGTGCTGCAGCAGCTCCTGCAGAACATCCCAGGACACGGAGTTTCCACATAACACCAAGGTGACCAGCTGGGAGCAGCGGCCCAGTGCATTCTGCAAGGCCCTGAGGTCAGGGTCCTGGATCCCACAGCCAGCTAAGTTCAGGTGCATAAGGGTGGTGGAGACAATCTCTAGCAGACCCGGAAGGAATGCATAACTTGAGCTAGGCCTGAATACACCACACAATACCAGGGTCCTTAGGCGGCTGGTACAGGGGCATAAAGACAGGTAAGTCAAGTCCTCGTCCAAAAGCACACAATCAGTCAGGCTGAGGGTCAGCAAGGGAGATGGCAAGCGTGTGAGCAGCCGGATGAGGCAGcccctgggcaggcaggcagagtccaggaagaggtgctggagctgaTGCAGACTGAGGAACTGAGAGGTGAATTGGGCAAGGAGTTGCTCCACGTTGCAGTTTTTGCCGCAGTCCTTGCAACCCAAGATGACTTCACAGAGAAAGAGGGTCTGCAGGTGACCCATCTGTGCGAAGTAAGGAGCAATCGGATTGAGGCTGTGCAGGTCCCATTTGCCATGAATTTCCACCTCCTGGACAGAGTCAAGCTGCACCGTCTTCAGGATGTCCCCAAGAATGTGAAGTTGTGGGAGAGGTTGAAGAAACGCCACCTTCCTGCAACACAGCGTTGGCAGCGCCTTCATCTGCTTGACCCTttcaatcaggaaggtgagcagtacATCTGAGAGAGTTTCCTCAAACCACAGGTCTGTGAGCACCTCCACGGAGGTCAGGGGCTGGTGCTTCCCTCCTGATCTGGAATGGGGCCCATTTTCCATCTGAATTCTGCGGGGTGTGTCCTCAGGCTCCTCTGATGGCATCTCAGAGTCATTTATTGGGGCTCCAGCCCAGACATTCCAGAAGTTGGTGCCAGTGGCCAGCTGTAAATCCAAcactttcagtttgcatctcctgtGCTGAGCATTCTGGGCAAGCAGGATGTCAAGGCCATCGAGTGCAGCCTTTAAGATGAGATCTTGAAACACACAATCCTCCAACAGAGCCCCAAGTGGGAGCTGTGTGAAGGGCCAGTAGTGCACCATGGCCTTCACcacctcactgtgtcccttggcaacggctgccatgaacaagggagggaagaactgtgtgggcagccactcaagagcggcgatggctgaggcctcattctgcaacacgccctggatggccatgtcctggagcctggttgggttcctgctgctcatgATGATCACTCCGCTGCAAGAGGAATCCTGACCTGTGGATGGGAACACGGGTCTGCTCAGACCTCAAGGAGAGCCACGCTGTGGACTCCAACCCTCTGACAACCAGGTCCCTCTCCCATATATGCTTCAGAACCATTTACGAGTACTGAGCTTTCATGTAAATAATTTGTTTCAACTCACACTGGCAGCGACTCAGAAGGCTCAGATTTCATACCTGACTCTTACCCTAGATATCCAGTGGCTGATGGATCAGAGCTGGACAAGTCAAATGACAGGCTTCTTCCTCAAAGGACGTTGAGACTGACAACTCCCAGAGAAGcaggaaggatggcaagattctgtCCCAAGTTCCAAAACCTTACAGGTCTGAAGACTGGGCTAGGAGAGAACAAAGATCATTAGCTTTCAGAGAGTCCTTTAAGTCATATAACCACCCCCATAAAGATGCTGTCTTCTGCCTCGCTGGTTGATCGCAGTAGTTCTCATCATGGAATTGATGGCATTTTTTGGAAATCTGATCAACCAGGTTGATGCCATCAGAACTGACCAACCCCTGAGAATCCAGACCCTGCCCTGTTGACACAAGCCCTCAGCCATCTCTGTGCACACTGTGCGTGAGAGAACATGGAAAACTTTGAAGAGTGTGTTAGTAGATTAGAGTGGATTTAGCAATTGTTTCCAGATAAGCCTGCATCACCAAGATTCTCATATGTGCAGTATAGTGTTTCCTTTACATTTTCATCAGGGTAGCTAATTTCCCAAAGCGCAAACTTATACCCACTGACCCTCTTCTGACTTAGAGTAAACTTATGGAAGCGAGAAATGCCTCTTTGGGTTCCGAAGGATTGTCAATCATTGCAGGAGAGGCTGGGCTCATCCATCCTCACAGTtcagatttgaaccgctgacctgacAGTGAGCAACCCAAAGCCTAACAAAATATGCCACCGAGATTGCATCCCTCTCGAACACAATAGGGATTCGTGGACCCCACTGGGTGTCTATGCAGCATTGCTCTCTGGAGAAGAGTCCAGCACGTTCTCTCAGATTTCAAGTGAGATTATGAGAGAGGCGTCACCAACTGTGGGTCTTAAAACCCTCTAGGTGAACTGTCTTATTGTTCAGTTGTATTGAATCCAAATCCAGGACCTCCGCTCATGGATATGTTTCTCTCCCTGTGTGTTCTGGCCCAGTTCCTTGTCTTCTTGCAAAATATATGCCCTTGACTTGCCTAGGGATCACTGAATCTCTGAACTTCAGCCTTAATGAGCTCAGAGCTTCACCAAGCAAGGGCTGTAGGTCTACAGAGGCACCCAGATCCAAGTCACCTGTCTTGCTGCAGACAGATCCTGCTTCTCTCTGCCAACTTTTCTCCAATCCCTAGCTGGGTGAAAGGTTCTGAATTCACATCCCAGGAACCTCTGCTTATATCAATCTGGTAAAGATTAAGAAAGGATTAAGGATTGCTATCCTACACAGAATCCTTTCAACTTGGACCAGCTTCCTAAAGGATCCCATCATAGCAGATCAAATCAAAGATAACACAGTTTAACttaataaaggaaataaactgaATCCAGTGTCATTTCATCCTATACCCCTCATGGCTATACTATAGAACAGGTTACAACTGCTCTCTAGTCCACTCAAGGTTACATATCACAAGCTTGTACACTTATTAGCCCTCATGTGAGCCGTCTTcttaggaaaacagaaaagttactCATACACTTGCTAGTCATTGAAACCTTATGTGGTAAAGCTGAAATAAAGTATCAAAACCTTACTGTCACTGTCCCTGTCCATGAATGGCAGCCACATAGAACAGAATAAACTGCTCCTACGtgtttccaatgctgtaattGGAATTctgaatgggagcagaaagccccatgtaTCTCCCATATGTAAAGTACAGGCATCTCTTTTGCAATGAATGGGCATTCCCATTTAACCTCAGTGGGCAGAATGACCTACTTTGGTTAACGCTGCTctctgtctttatgggagcacactgTCTTCGGTGTGAACTGcagagtctggtggttttgaagcctccaaCCCTTGATTGATGGAGGAATAAGCCCACACTGCAGTCCAGCTCCCAAACTGACATCCTTACATACCTGCCATGCTACGGAGCACCTCTACCCAACAAGTTGATAACATAATGGACCATTGCACAAAGACAAGATATTAAGACACATCAAGTCTCTGAATAGGTTCTGAAGTGTGAAGGGGATTGAGGGTGAGCAGGACACCTTAATCTGTTTACCCTGCTTATATGGAGTAGAGGAAACACATCCATATATTCAAAAGACAATATCGAAACACTTACTTCATATAGGCCTCCAAGAGGGCAAAGATAGGAACCGCGTTTTCGAACCCCTAGTTACCTCCCCACTTCATTCCTCAGAAGCACTTAGAGAATTTTCTTCTTACTCTCTATTGCAACTCTCATTTCCAGAGGCTGACAAGCTCACATTTCAGTCTTGGACTCTTACCGGTAATCAAGCAGATACAGTGGATGATGACTCCAAGATGGCAGGTCCAATGGCAGCCTTCTTCCTCAAGTGTGTTGAGACTGACAACTTCCAGAGAAGCAGGAACGATGAAATGATTCTGTcccaagtccccaaaccttcaggtcagtggaagggtccaggtccagaacaaagctacagagctctcacggagaccttttaaatcatgagaccacacccacaaggtagctctcTTTCCCgtcattggctgttcacagcaAGTCTCAGCTTGGAATTGATGGCATTTTATGAAATCCCATCAACAAGGATGATGCCATCGTAAAGAACCAACACCTTAGAATCAAGACCCGGCCCTGTTGACAGAAACTCTCAGCATCACACCTTCCCCCACCGAGATTGAGACAACATAGAAAACTTTGAGGAGTGGGTTAGCTGctgagagtggattaagcaatTGGATTAAGCAGAAATGGCTCTAGAGCCCAGAATCTCACATTTGTGACAGGGTTTTATCCATGTGGATATCCATCTGTGTAATTAATTTCCCAAAGCACAAAATTACTTGTATTCTGTGCCTCTTCCAACTGGGAGCCAACTATGGGAAAGAATTGAAGTGCCTCTAGCTTCCTAATGACTGCCGATGTCTCCAGGAGTAGAGGCCTCATCAAGTCCCTCAGATTGGCTGAGagctttgaaccagtgacttgGTGGCAAGCACC includes:
- the LOC142435704 gene encoding melanoma antigen preferentially expressed in tumors-like, with product MVHYWPFTQLPLGALLEDCVFQDLILKAALDGLDILLAQNAQHRRCKLKVLDLQLATGTNFWNVWAGAPINDSEMPSEEPEDTPRRIQMENGPHSRSGGKHQPLTSVEVLTDLWFEETLSDVLLTFLIERVKQMKALPTLCCRKVAFLQPLPQLHILGDILKTVQLDSVQEVEIHGKWDLHSLNPIAPYFAQMGHLQTLFLCEVILGCKDCGKNCNVEQLLAQFTSQFLSLHQLQHLFLDSACLPRGCLIRLLTRLPSPLLTLSLTDCVLLDEDLTYLSLCPCTSRLRTLVLCGVFRPSSSYAFLPGLLEIVSTTLMHLNLAGCGIQDPDLRALQNALGRCSQLVTLVLCGNSVSWDVLQELLQHTPPQCKFLELPVPLHCYVGPQGMLDMDALLPVMEELMVILMPNGVNSVEFCNHRGSNRTSHAILIQMDS